Proteins encoded by one window of Sorangium aterium:
- a CDS encoding (2Fe-2S)-binding protein, which translates to MKLDVNGVVRDVDASPEMPLLWVLRDLLGLTGTKYGCGMAQCGACTVHIDGKPARSCVLPVSSVGTRKVTTIEGLSPDGSHVVQQAWAQADVVQCGYCQSGQIMTAVALLEQKPDPSDADIDAALSGNVCRCGTYVRVREAVILASRLKRGGK; encoded by the coding sequence ATGAAGCTCGATGTCAACGGCGTTGTTCGTGACGTGGATGCCAGTCCGGAGATGCCCCTGCTCTGGGTGCTCCGTGATCTGCTGGGATTGACCGGCACCAAATACGGCTGTGGCATGGCCCAGTGCGGCGCCTGCACGGTCCACATCGACGGCAAACCTGCGCGCTCGTGCGTCCTGCCGGTGTCGAGCGTCGGGACGCGCAAGGTGACGACGATCGAGGGCCTGTCTCCCGACGGGTCGCACGTGGTGCAGCAGGCGTGGGCGCAGGCCGACGTCGTCCAGTGCGGGTACTGCCAGTCCGGGCAGATCATGACCGCGGTCGCCTTGCTCGAACAGAAGCCTGATCCGAGCGACGCCGACATCGACGCCGCGCTGTCCGGAAACGTGTGTCGGTGCGGGACGTACGTTCGTGTACGCGAGGCGGTGATCCTCGCGTCGAGGCTCAAGCGAGGTGGCAAGTGA
- a CDS encoding NTP transferase domain-containing protein, whose translation MNELERIVREAATLVAERSPFLLATVVRVSGSSYRRPGARMLVAGDRWVSGCVSGGCLEGDVMLRGEHRCRDGAVVVTYDSTTEDGETWGVGLGCNGVVDVLLEHVAAGATHDALAFAAACFAEETTGTLVTVIRSTAGAVRVGARLAFGPPCALAHPVTDPAARSAIEAAARGPAGVVELDGLGITVLVEKIAPSPQLFVLGGGHDAVSIVALATSVGFRVTVAGPTIRQASRFRAADRVVSTGGAADRLRALIDAAAEPYVVIMHHQLTPDRDALAVALASRARYIGVLGPARRTRDLLAEIGHPGDDPRIHAPIGLDLGAETPEQIALSIVGELQAVARRAQGGKLRARARPLHARVALVVLAAGGSRRLGRPKQLVELDGAPLVRRVATTCVEARSGPVGVVLGANAGAVARALGDLEVAHIANDGWEEGIASSVRAAVRWAEASKADALLLALADQPLLTVEHLTALRQAWLSGAPIAASRFSGVVGAPAVFDRSRWDALSRLQGDQGAGRLLRAEDVAAIDWAGGAIDVDTADDVRALGGHAPANPPG comes from the coding sequence ATGAACGAGCTTGAGCGGATCGTGCGCGAAGCGGCGACATTGGTAGCAGAGCGGTCCCCGTTTCTCCTCGCGACCGTCGTGCGGGTGTCGGGGTCGTCGTACCGGCGTCCGGGGGCGCGGATGCTCGTCGCCGGCGATCGCTGGGTATCCGGGTGTGTGAGCGGCGGCTGCCTCGAGGGCGACGTGATGCTCCGCGGAGAGCACCGCTGCCGCGATGGCGCCGTGGTGGTCACTTACGACTCGACAACCGAAGACGGAGAGACGTGGGGTGTGGGGCTCGGCTGCAACGGCGTCGTCGATGTCCTGCTCGAGCACGTCGCGGCCGGAGCGACCCACGACGCGCTCGCGTTCGCCGCGGCCTGCTTCGCCGAGGAGACCACCGGCACGCTGGTCACGGTGATCCGCTCGACGGCCGGCGCGGTCCGGGTCGGCGCGCGCCTCGCGTTCGGCCCGCCGTGCGCGCTCGCGCACCCGGTGACCGATCCGGCCGCGCGCTCCGCGATCGAGGCCGCGGCGCGGGGGCCGGCCGGCGTCGTGGAGCTCGACGGGCTCGGGATCACCGTGCTCGTCGAGAAGATCGCGCCGTCGCCGCAGCTCTTCGTGCTCGGGGGCGGTCACGACGCGGTGTCCATCGTCGCGCTCGCGACGTCGGTCGGGTTCCGGGTCACGGTCGCCGGTCCCACGATCCGGCAGGCGTCCCGGTTCCGCGCCGCGGATCGCGTCGTCTCGACCGGCGGCGCGGCGGATCGTCTCCGCGCGCTCATCGACGCCGCGGCCGAGCCGTACGTCGTGATCATGCACCATCAGCTCACGCCGGATCGCGACGCGCTCGCGGTCGCCCTCGCGTCGCGCGCCCGCTACATCGGCGTGCTCGGGCCCGCGCGCCGCACGCGCGATCTGCTCGCCGAGATCGGCCACCCCGGCGACGATCCGCGGATCCACGCGCCGATAGGGCTCGATCTCGGCGCCGAGACGCCCGAGCAGATCGCGCTCTCGATCGTGGGCGAGCTCCAGGCCGTCGCGCGCCGGGCGCAGGGGGGAAAGCTCCGCGCCCGCGCCCGACCTCTGCATGCGCGCGTGGCGCTGGTCGTGCTCGCCGCCGGCGGCTCACGTCGACTCGGTCGCCCCAAGCAGCTCGTCGAGCTCGACGGAGCGCCGCTGGTCCGGCGCGTGGCGACCACGTGCGTCGAGGCCCGATCCGGACCGGTCGGCGTCGTGCTCGGCGCCAACGCCGGCGCGGTCGCGCGCGCGCTCGGCGATCTGGAGGTCGCGCACATCGCGAACGATGGGTGGGAAGAGGGCATCGCCTCCTCGGTCCGCGCCGCGGTCCGGTGGGCGGAGGCCTCGAAGGCCGACGCGCTCTTGCTCGCGCTCGCGGACCAGCCCCTGCTCACGGTCGAGCACCTCACCGCGCTGCGGCAGGCCTGGCTCTCGGGCGCGCCGATCGCCGCGTCGCGGTTCAGCGGCGTCGTGGGCGCGCCGGCGGTGTTCGATCGATCTCGCTGGGACGCGCTCTCGCGCCTCCAGGGCGACCAGGGCGCCGGCCGCCTTCTGCGCGCCGAGGATGTCGCGGCGATCGACTGGGCGGGCGGGGCGATCGACGTCGATACGGCGGACGACGTGCGCGCGCTCGGGGGCCACGCGCCGGCGAATCCGCCGGGTTGA
- a CDS encoding SgcJ/EcaC family oxidoreductase: MHRALAMVALPLLVLACAPATPQPVAPAAPAPASAAAAPDAREQQALGEQLVAAFNDAWNRHDMDAFAALQAEDADFVNIFGMWWHGREEIRANHVGIHKTVFAKSRLASVRVETRFVTPELAVVRWAWELTGVVTPDGQPVPDMQGILVHVARRTGDRLQIVTTQNTQATADAFRAVRSMDAPARPAQ; the protein is encoded by the coding sequence ATGCATAGAGCCCTCGCCATGGTCGCGCTGCCGCTCCTTGTCCTCGCGTGCGCGCCCGCGACGCCCCAGCCCGTCGCGCCGGCGGCGCCAGCGCCGGCCAGCGCGGCGGCGGCGCCTGACGCCCGCGAGCAGCAGGCGCTGGGAGAGCAGCTCGTCGCCGCCTTCAACGACGCCTGGAACCGGCACGACATGGATGCGTTCGCCGCGCTTCAAGCGGAGGACGCCGATTTCGTGAACATCTTCGGGATGTGGTGGCATGGGCGGGAGGAGATCCGTGCGAATCACGTCGGCATTCACAAGACCGTCTTTGCAAAGAGCCGCCTCGCCAGCGTGCGTGTCGAGACACGCTTCGTCACGCCGGAGCTCGCTGTCGTCCGCTGGGCATGGGAGCTGACGGGCGTCGTCACCCCGGATGGCCAGCCCGTGCCCGACATGCAGGGCATCCTTGTGCACGTGGCGCGGCGCACGGGGGACCGGCTCCAGATCGTGACGACGCAGAACACGCAGGCCACCGCCGACGCGTTCCGCGCGGTGCGCAGCATGGATGCCCCGGCCCGACCCGCGCAGTAG
- a CDS encoding glutathionylspermidine synthase family protein, which translates to MTSADRAYDAFAAKIVDTGLITDPWFDGAPRFREEPVFVTAAEQRALYRAAEEVAAVYNELCLIVADEPSLLDDFFCLTPCQKAMWLSSQPLWHGIARADVFLTDEGPAIAELNCDTPTGEAEAVVLSALAAPDHPGARDPNGELGARFCAMVDEVARALLGEAATRRLGLVYPTEFTEDLSVIRLYRRWLTERGYSVLLGSPYNLGHDDRGLSLFDAPFSVLLRHYKTDWWGERSSVWTDERIPDAEPLAGPLGAVLSAAADGRAAILNPLGAVLPQNKRSMAFMWEHLHRFSPHAQSVIQRHVPVTSRLETVHPELLLAQREEWVLKSDYGAEGEEVILGRHTPDDVWRASLAKAREGRWIAQRYFAALENARRESVNYGIYLIAGEACGIYARVQAGMTDAAALSAPALVR; encoded by the coding sequence ATGACCTCCGCTGACCGCGCCTACGACGCCTTCGCCGCGAAGATCGTCGACACGGGCCTCATCACCGACCCCTGGTTCGACGGGGCCCCGCGCTTCCGCGAGGAGCCGGTGTTCGTCACCGCCGCCGAGCAGCGCGCCCTGTACCGCGCCGCCGAGGAGGTCGCGGCGGTCTACAACGAGCTTTGCCTGATCGTCGCGGACGAGCCGTCGCTGCTCGACGACTTCTTCTGTCTGACGCCCTGCCAGAAGGCGATGTGGCTCTCGTCACAGCCGCTGTGGCACGGCATCGCGCGCGCCGACGTCTTCCTGACGGACGAGGGCCCCGCGATCGCCGAGCTGAACTGCGACACGCCGACGGGCGAGGCGGAGGCGGTCGTGCTGAGCGCGCTCGCGGCCCCGGATCACCCGGGCGCGCGCGACCCCAACGGCGAGCTCGGCGCCCGGTTCTGCGCGATGGTGGACGAGGTCGCCCGCGCGCTCCTCGGCGAGGCCGCGACGCGGCGCCTCGGCCTCGTTTATCCTACGGAGTTCACCGAGGACCTCTCGGTCATCCGCCTCTACCGGCGCTGGCTCACGGAGCGCGGGTATTCCGTGCTCCTCGGCTCGCCGTACAACCTCGGCCACGACGATCGCGGCCTGTCGCTCTTCGACGCCCCCTTCTCGGTCCTGCTGCGCCATTACAAGACGGATTGGTGGGGAGAGCGCTCGAGCGTGTGGACCGACGAGCGGATCCCCGACGCCGAGCCGCTCGCCGGCCCGCTCGGCGCCGTGCTGTCCGCCGCGGCCGACGGGCGCGCGGCGATCCTGAACCCGCTCGGCGCCGTGCTGCCGCAGAACAAGCGCTCGATGGCGTTCATGTGGGAGCACCTCCATCGCTTCTCGCCGCACGCGCAGTCGGTGATCCAGCGTCACGTCCCGGTGACGTCGCGGCTGGAGACGGTGCACCCCGAGCTGCTCCTCGCGCAGCGCGAGGAGTGGGTCCTGAAGAGCGATTACGGCGCCGAAGGAGAAGAGGTGATCCTCGGGCGCCACACCCCCGACGACGTCTGGCGCGCGTCCCTGGCCAAGGCCCGGGAGGGGCGGTGGATCGCGCAGCGGTACTTCGCCGCCCTGGAGAACGCGCGGCGCGAGTCGGTCAACTACGGCATCTATCTAATCGCCGGCGAGGCGTGCGGCATCTACGCGCGCGTCCAGGCCGGGATGACGGACGCGGCCGCGCTGAGCGCGCCGGCGCTGGTGCGGTAG
- a CDS encoding DUF350 domain-containing protein: MDLSYVMGFGLGTTLALLALLRIGQRVFSPAHTVARDLTESNAARRLLTVGQVLAVFLVAANAVKNCLEGEGFARDLLWVSAFAVVGLLLVLATGHLGIRLLLRARLPAEIERGNAAAGLAAGAHYVATGLITSRAIAGKDLGDLAISLGFFLLAQITLHVFISLFRALTTYDDAEQIQGENLAAALSYAGASIAVAIIIARALEGDFEGLFISLKGYGGVLLYLFALYPVRQLLVQSVLLGAPLALRGGRLDAGIAADRNEGLGALEAATYLATSIAIARLL, from the coding sequence ATGGATCTGTCCTACGTCATGGGGTTCGGGCTGGGCACCACGCTCGCTCTGCTCGCCCTGCTGCGCATCGGGCAGAGGGTCTTCTCACCGGCGCACACGGTCGCCCGCGATCTCACCGAGAGCAACGCCGCCCGCCGGCTGCTCACGGTGGGCCAGGTCCTCGCGGTGTTCCTCGTCGCCGCCAACGCCGTGAAGAACTGCCTCGAGGGCGAGGGCTTCGCGCGCGACCTCCTCTGGGTGAGCGCGTTCGCCGTGGTAGGCTTGCTCCTCGTGCTCGCGACCGGCCACCTCGGGATCCGCCTTCTGCTCAGGGCGCGGCTCCCGGCCGAGATCGAGCGCGGCAACGCGGCCGCGGGGCTCGCGGCGGGCGCGCACTACGTGGCGACCGGGCTCATCACCTCGCGCGCGATCGCGGGCAAGGATCTCGGCGATCTCGCGATCTCCCTCGGCTTCTTCCTCCTCGCGCAGATCACGCTGCACGTGTTCATCTCGCTCTTCCGGGCGCTCACCACGTACGATGACGCCGAGCAGATCCAGGGAGAGAACCTCGCCGCCGCGCTGAGCTACGCCGGCGCCTCGATCGCCGTGGCCATCATCATCGCGCGGGCGCTCGAGGGCGACTTCGAGGGTCTCTTCATCTCGCTGAAGGGCTATGGCGGCGTGCTGCTCTATCTGTTCGCCCTCTACCCTGTGCGGCAGCTCCTCGTGCAGAGCGTGCTGCTCGGCGCGCCGCTCGCGCTGCGCGGCGGCCGCCTCGACGCGGGCATCGCGGCCGACCGCAACGAGGGGCTCGGCGCGCTCGAGGCGGCGACCTACCTCGCGACCTCGATCGCCATCGCGCGCCTCCTATGA
- a CDS encoding serine/threonine-protein kinase, translated as MQPATVFTERYRLERRVGAGGMGEVWKALDQETGEPVAVKVLLGGALEDAARFAREAQILAGLSHPCIVRYLAHGASAEGAPYLVMEWLDGEDLSARLGRGPLGIDESVALALRVADVLAYAHAQGVIHRDLKPSNLFLPGKRLEEAKVLDFGIARIEHAATMTCAGTLLGTPGYMAPEQARGEASIDTRADVFSLGCVLFECLTGEPAFGGQHLAAILTKVLFEETPSVRSARPEVPEALDALLRRMLSKGREERPLDGRATAEALRALGEPPVRLPSRSSGAPSLTSSEQRAVAVILVSAPPGVEARRFDGSSTLTLTPDDVIILREAEVHGGASEHLIDGSVVVMIAGRSLATDLAARAARCALSLSAQAGGRSVALAIGRSDRSARSLGPAIDRVARLSGTMARDAAPAAGAVLLDEVVAGLLDARFDVREGDGVFVLQGERAVAEGTRLLLGKATPCVGRERELGMLRALLAETVEEATPQAALVVAPPGMGKSRLANELLQELRARDEPVSIWIARGDTLRTGAPLEMLGQALRSACGIHEGEPPEIRREKLLAQVAAWIAPCEQRRVAEFLGEIVGAPFPDEDSLALRSARRDAPLMADQVREAFLDFLGAACAKAPVLVLLEDLHWGDRPTVQLLDVALRTLEERPLFVLAAARPEVRDVFPKLWEGRRLHEIRLVELSRRAGERLARHVLGERAAAETIARIVRLSEGNAFYLEELIRWTAEGKGSDMPETVVAMVESRLGELDEGARRLLRAASIFGEVFCKGETIRIRRNNAY; from the coding sequence GTGCAACCAGCGACGGTCTTCACGGAGCGCTACCGCCTGGAGCGCCGTGTCGGCGCGGGCGGAATGGGGGAGGTGTGGAAGGCGCTCGACCAGGAGACGGGCGAGCCGGTGGCGGTCAAGGTATTGCTTGGCGGCGCCCTCGAGGACGCGGCCCGGTTCGCGCGAGAGGCGCAGATCCTCGCGGGACTCTCGCATCCGTGCATCGTGCGGTACCTGGCGCACGGCGCCAGTGCCGAGGGGGCTCCTTACCTCGTCATGGAGTGGCTCGATGGCGAGGATCTCTCGGCTCGGCTCGGGCGCGGCCCGCTCGGCATCGACGAGAGCGTCGCCCTCGCCCTGAGGGTCGCGGACGTGCTCGCGTATGCGCACGCGCAGGGGGTGATCCACCGCGATCTGAAGCCGAGCAACCTGTTCTTGCCGGGGAAGCGGCTGGAGGAGGCGAAGGTGCTCGACTTCGGTATCGCGCGGATCGAGCACGCGGCGACGATGACGTGCGCAGGGACGCTGCTCGGAACGCCCGGGTACATGGCGCCCGAGCAGGCGCGGGGCGAGGCGAGCATCGATACGCGCGCGGACGTCTTCTCGCTCGGATGTGTGCTCTTCGAATGTCTGACGGGCGAGCCTGCGTTCGGCGGCCAGCACCTGGCGGCAATCCTGACGAAGGTGCTCTTCGAGGAGACCCCGAGCGTGCGGAGCGCGCGGCCGGAGGTGCCCGAGGCGCTCGACGCGTTGCTGCGAAGGATGCTGTCCAAGGGGAGAGAGGAGCGACCGCTCGACGGCAGGGCAACAGCGGAGGCGCTTCGGGCGCTCGGGGAGCCGCCTGTCAGGCTGCCTTCACGCTCCAGCGGAGCACCGTCGTTGACGAGCAGCGAGCAGCGCGCGGTGGCGGTGATCCTCGTGAGCGCGCCGCCAGGCGTCGAGGCTCGGCGATTCGATGGAAGCTCCACCCTGACGTTGACCCCAGACGACGTGATCATCCTGCGCGAGGCCGAGGTGCATGGCGGCGCGAGCGAGCATCTGATCGACGGGTCGGTGGTCGTGATGATCGCGGGCAGGAGCCTGGCGACGGATCTCGCCGCGCGGGCGGCGCGCTGCGCGCTCTCGCTGAGCGCGCAGGCCGGCGGGCGGAGCGTCGCCCTCGCCATCGGACGCAGCGACCGCTCGGCTCGGTCGCTGGGGCCCGCCATCGACCGGGTGGCGCGGCTCTCTGGCACCATGGCGCGCGACGCTGCGCCGGCGGCGGGCGCGGTGCTGCTCGACGAGGTGGTCGCGGGGCTGCTCGACGCGCGCTTCGATGTGCGCGAGGGCGATGGGGTCTTCGTGTTGCAGGGAGAGCGTGCGGTCGCCGAGGGCACACGCCTGCTCCTGGGCAAGGCCACGCCGTGCGTGGGGCGCGAGCGCGAGCTCGGCATGCTGCGGGCGCTGCTCGCCGAGACCGTGGAAGAGGCGACCCCGCAGGCGGCGCTGGTCGTGGCGCCGCCGGGCATGGGCAAGTCGCGGCTGGCCAACGAGCTTCTGCAGGAGCTCAGGGCGCGGGACGAGCCGGTGTCGATCTGGATCGCGCGCGGCGATACGCTGCGCACAGGCGCTCCCCTCGAGATGCTCGGCCAGGCGCTGCGGAGCGCGTGTGGCATCCACGAGGGCGAGCCGCCGGAGATCCGGCGGGAGAAGCTGCTGGCGCAGGTGGCGGCGTGGATCGCCCCGTGCGAGCAGCGGCGTGTTGCGGAGTTCCTGGGCGAGATCGTGGGCGCGCCGTTCCCGGACGAAGACAGCCTCGCGCTGCGGTCCGCGCGGCGTGACGCGCCGCTCATGGCGGACCAGGTGCGTGAGGCGTTCCTCGACTTCCTCGGCGCGGCCTGCGCGAAGGCGCCGGTGCTCGTCCTGCTGGAGGATCTGCACTGGGGAGATCGGCCGACGGTGCAGCTCCTCGACGTGGCGTTGCGCACGCTGGAGGAGCGGCCGCTCTTCGTCCTGGCCGCGGCGCGCCCCGAGGTGCGCGACGTCTTTCCGAAGCTCTGGGAAGGCCGCCGGCTGCACGAGATACGGCTCGTGGAGCTGAGCCGACGGGCCGGCGAGCGCCTCGCGCGGCACGTCCTGGGCGAGCGGGCGGCCGCCGAGACCATTGCACGCATCGTGCGCTTGTCGGAGGGAAATGCCTTTTACCTGGAAGAGCTGATCCGCTGGACGGCCGAGGGCAAGGGCTCCGACATGCCGGAGACGGTGGTGGCCATGGTCGAGTCGCGGCTCGGAGAGCTCGACGAAGGGGCGCGGCGGCTCCTCCGCGCAGCGAGCATCTTCGGCGAGGTCTTCTGCAAGGGGGAAACAATTCGAATACGCAGAAACAATGCTTATTAA